GAAGCGGGAGCCGAGGACCGCGCGATGTTCGTCCAGCGCGAAATGACCAGCCCCGGGCCGGCGTTCGAAATCCTCTACGCCGAGCTCTGGCAGCCGGGCATCGAACTCGCGGCGGCCCTTTTGGAGCGCGCGGCGGGAGGGCGCCTCTCGACCACCGACAGCAGGGTTCGCGCCGTGATGATGATTGCCAGCCTGACCGGTTTCCGCTCGGGACAGCGCGTCGTTGCCCGGACCGCGGGCGACGATGATCACGTCGCGCAAATCACGGCCGCTCTCAACGAGCAGATCGACGCATTCTGCCATTAGAACAGCGATTGGTGAGACGCCTGGGCGGCAAAATTCGAGCCCCCAAACTGTTCCTGGTTCGAGCGCATCTGATGGGCATAGCCGTTGATCTGCTCCGCATGCTGGCGCATCCGCTGGCCGAGCACCCCGCGCTCGGTCTGGAGCGAGCCCCGCCGCGCTTCGAACAACCGGCGCTGACCGCGCAAGGCCTCTGCAGCGAGCACGCGATCGGCGGGCGCAAAGGACGCGAACTCGGCGGGCTCGGCAACCCGCGGCAAGCCGTTCTGCTCGGCGACCAGCCGCGCGCGCTGCGCCAGCAGCGCGACGACCTCGCCGGTCATGCCGCGTTCGGTGGCGATCAGTTCGGAGGCCGATATCTTGAGCAGCGGTTCGCCTTTGGTGACCGACTGTCCCTCGACGACATGCAGTGCGGTGACGACACCGCCGTCACGGTGCTGGACCGCCTGGCGGTTGCCCGACACGGCGACAAAGCCTTGCGCCGATGCCGCGGCGTCGAGCGGCGATTTTACCCGGCTCGACGGCGACGGCGTCGTCAATTTCGACTTCGACGCCGCATCGGTGACCCCTGCACGCCTCGCCTTCCTGCAGGCGGCGTTCAGCGGCGGCCCCGACACCAATTTGAACGACCGGGTGATGAACCAGTCGGTCGCCTCGGGGCTGGTCGACAAGAATTGGGGCGTTTCGAGCACCGCCTCGCTCGACCTTGCCGGAGGATCCACGCTGCGACTGATCAACAGCTATCGCAAATGGACCAACGACCAGCTCGACGGCGACATCGTCTTCCTCCCCGTCCCGCTCGCGACGCGGCGCAGCCTGTTCGATTCGGGCAGCCAGAACCACGAGCTGCAGTTCATCTCGCCCGAACGCGAATGGCTCGGCGGCCATTTCGATATGGTCGCGGGGCTCTATTATTTCGAAGAGAAATTCGCGCTAGGCGAACAGCTCAACATGGACACGCAATATTGCAACGTCCTCGTCCCCGCCGGCCCCGGCCGCACCGCCTGCGCCGCCTATTATGCGAGCACCGGCGGCGTCGCGGCGACCGATCAGGACGTGTATCAGAAGGTTCGCAGCATCGCCGCCTATGCACAGGGCAATGTCTATATCTCCGACGCGCTGACGCTGACGCTCGGCGGCCGCTGGACCAACGACCGCAAGCGCGGCAGCTATTCGCAGGTTTCGAGCCCCTTCACCCAGACGATCCGTGCGCCCGAGGTGCTGACCTATCCGGGTCTTTCGGAAAGCCGCTTCACCTATCGCGTCAGCCTCAACTACAAGCCAGCCGATGACGTGATGCTCTTCGCCACCCATTCGACCGGCTACAAGTCGGGCGGCTATAATTCGGGCGGCGGCGTGCCGTCGCTCTCGACCTTCGACCCGCAGGGCAATCTGATCTCGACGCGGCGCGTGTTCGACCGCGAGACGGTGAAGAATTACGAACTCGGCGTCAAATCGAGCTGGCTCGACCGCGCCCTGACCGCCAACCTCACCCTCTATCGCATGGACATTGCGGGCTTCCAGGATCGCGCCTTCGACGGGGTCAGCTTCGTCGTCCGCAACGCCGGCAACCTCCGCCAGCAGGGTTTCGAGCTCGATCTCGTGCTCGCACCGAGCGACCGCTTCTCGCTCTCGGGCTCGCTCGCCTATCTCGACTCCAAATTCACTGATTTTGCCAACGCTTCCGGCGTGCCCGGCATCGGCGGGAGGCAGGATCTGACCAGCAAACCGAACAGCTTCTCACCCGCCTGGCCCGGCAGCGTCGCGGTCGACTGGAACGGCGATATCGGATCGACCGGCCTCACCTGGGCCGCCAATGCGAACGTCGCCTTTGTGTCGGACCAATATGTCGGCACGGTCAACGACGCCAATCCGCAATCGATTGCCGACGGCTATGCCGTTCTCGGAGCCCGTCTAGCACTGAACCGCCGCGATGACCGTTGGTCGCTCGCCGTCTTCGCGCGCAACCTCACCAACACCCACTATCGCCCGCTGGCTGTCTACCAGCCGCTCGGTGCCGTGCTCGGCCTGAATAACGGCGCCTTCCCCGGCAGCACGGCGAACCGCATCCAGGCCAACGAGCCGAGGACTTACGGAATCAGCGGAACCATCCGGTTCTGACAATAGCATGGCGACGGTGCACGAACCGCTCCGCGGATTGGCGCTAGCCTCGATGTAAAGCGGTCCCGCGAGCGCCGCGCCTGATTGAACGCCGGCGGCCACAGGCAGACCCTTTCGACTCCTTTACCTGAGGAGTCGAACGATGAACGAGCTTATCCAGATTGGCCCGATCAGCCCGCTACGCCAGCGGCTGATCGACGATATGACCATGCGCCGCTTCTCGAAGGAGACGCAGCGTAACTATCTGCGCGACGTCGGGCGGTTCGCGACCTGGCTCGGACGCTCGCCCCACACTGCGAGCGCCGAGGATATCCGGCAGTTCCAGATCGAGCAGCAGCAGGCAGGCGTCCCCGCGCCAACGATGAACAGCATCGTGGGCGCATTGCGGTTCTTCTTCACCCACACGCTCGATCGCCCCGATCTCGCGCGCAAGCTGGTCCGCACCAGGCAGGTGCGCAAGATCCCGGTGGTGCTGACGATGGCCGAGGTGAAGCGGCTGCTCGATGCCACGCGCTCGCTCAAGCACCAGGCCGCGCTGTCGGTCGCCTATGGCGCGGGCTTGCGCGTTGCCGAGGTGTCGGCGCTGAAGGTGACCGATATCGACAGCAAGCGGATGCTGCTGCGGATCGAGCGCGGCAAGGGCGGCCGATACCGCAATGCCATGCTGCCCGAAGGCCTGCTCCTGCTCCTGCGCGACTGGTGGCGCGCTGGACGACAACAGGGCATCCTCGTTCCCGATGGCTGGCTTTTCCCCGGACAGAGCGCCGCGGCGCCGATCAGCACGCGCCAGCTCTACCGTGTCGTCGTCGAAGCCGCGGAGGCCGCCGATATCGACAAGCGCGTCGGACCGCATACGCTGCGCCACAGCTTCGCCACCCATCTGCTCGAGGACGGCGTCGATATCCGCGTCATCCAGGCGCTGCTCGGCCATGCCAAGCTAAACACCACCGCCTTCTATACGCAGGTCGCAACGAAGACCGTTCGGTCGATCGTCAGCCCGCTCGACAGGCTCGCGCTCGCATCGCCGAGCGGGGAGGTTCCTGACGGCTAAGGTCCGTGCGCGCCTCACTCGAGGTTGCCGACATCTTCCGTGCCGCAGGGCCTGCCTATCGCACCGGCCATGCCGGCCACCTCAGCCTGCATCAGCTCAAGATCATGTCAGCGATCGAGCATTGCCGCACCGCCGCGCTCGGCGGACATGTCGAAGCCTGTACCGACTGCGGCCACTGGCGGATCGCGTACAACAGCTGCCGCAACCGGCACTGCCCGAGGTGCCAGGGCGCCGCCGCCCGCACATGGCTCGAAGCGCGCGAGGCCGATCTCCTCCCGGTCGGCTATTTCCACGTCGTGTTCACCCTGCCTGCCGAGGTCGCCGCTATCGCCTATTACAACAAGGCGCTGGTCTATGACCTGCTGTTCAAGGCCGCGGCCGATACGATGCTGACCATCGCCGCTGATCCCAAGCACCTCGGCGCCCGGATCGGCATCACCGCTGTACTTCACACATGGGGCTCGGCGCTCACCCATCATCCGCACATCCACATGATCGTGCCGGGCGGCGGCATCTCGCGCGATGGAACGCGCTGGATATCCGCACGCCCCGCCTTCCTGCTGCCGGTCCGCGTCCTTGGGGCCCTGTTCCGACGCCTGTTCCTCACCCGGCTGCGCGCGCTGCACGACGCCGGCAAGCTCGCCTTCTTTGGCAGCCTCACGCATCTCGCCGAACGACGCGCTTTCCTGCGGCACCTCTCGCCCGTCGGGAAGAAGCGCTGGGTCGTTTATGCCAAGCCGCCGTTCGCCGGGCCCGAGGCCGTGCTCGCTTACCTCGCGCGCTACACCCACCGGGTCGCCATATCGAGCAGCCGGCTCCTTCGGTTCGACGAGGCCGGGGTCACCTTCCGCTACAAGGATTACCGCAAGGCCGGCGCCGGACGGCAGCAGGTCATGACGCTCGGCGCCGACGAGTTCATCCGCCGCTTTCTTCTCCACGCCCTGCCGCGCGGGTTCCACCGCATCCGCCACTATGGCCTCCTCGCCAGCGCACACCGCAAGGATCATCTCGAACGCGCCCGCCGCCTGCTCGATGTCGCACCTCCACCGACCGACGAGCCCGCCGACGATGCAGAGCCCCGACCGACCTGCCCGTGCTGCGGTGGTACCATGATCATCATCGAGGTCTTCGAGCGCCGCTACCAGTCCCGCGCGCCGCCACCGCCATCCCTCGCACCCGGGACACCTGCGCCGTGACCCGGCACGGCCCGTCGCCTTCCTCGTCCTGGGCAGACCCGCGCCCGGAAGCGGACCAGCTCGCCACGGCGCTGCCCAAAAGCAGACGTCGCACCACCAAAATCGGTCCGTCCGCTTTTTGGCGTCCGCTTTTGCGATCTAAATCCAGACGGTCCGCTATCGCGCACGTCCGCTTTTCGGCAGCTCCTAGCTACCCCACGATCTCCGCAAAACAGCTTTCCCCATAGCTCACTCCATGACCACCGCGGTTCGGGCATCGAAGACTTTCCGACGCCTCGCGGCGTCCGAAACTCTCAACGGTAGTAGACCGTCTGGTTCTGGACGGAACAACTCGAATTCAGACGTTCGCAAATCGTGCGCGAGTTAGACTCCCACGAACGCTATCGAACTCGGAAGCGACATGTCGGACGTAAGGCAGTCCGCTGTCGCAGACTATTAGATCAGTATCATTCCATTCGATAAGGCCGCGCCGCTCATATTCCTCCAAGGCATCGCGGACGGTCGATTGATCGCCGGCATCCAGAAGCGTGCGACCGCGACACAGCAGGTCTCGGATAAGGTCGGCGCGGCGCTGTTGATCGCTACCAAGATGTACTCCGCGAACCGCAGCGAGCCGCCCCTCTGCAGCGATTTGACGATAGTGACCTGCCCTCTTTTCATTCTGGATGATGAGGTCGTGAAAGCGACTTATGGCGCTGGCACCAAAGCCGATCAGCACTGGCGCATCATCGTCGGTAAACCCCTGAAAATTTCGGCTAACCCTCCCCTCCGCTGCCGCGACTGCAAGCGAGTCACTTGGCAAGGCAAAATGATCGAAGCCGACGGGGATGTAGCCAGCTTGTGTGAGGCGTTCGAAACCGAGTTCAGCCTGAGCAAAGCGCAGTTTCGCGTTGGGCAGATTGATGGCCTCGATCCGCCGCTGGCGCGGGATCATGTCCGGAAGGTGCGCATAACCGAAAAGCGCGATCCGGCTCGGCGCGAGGCGAATCGTTTCGTCTAGCGTTTCGTTGAGATCGGCGAGACTCTGATCCGGCAGTCCGTACATCAGGTCGAAATTGATCGCGTCGATGTCGCGGAGCCGCAACGCCGCGACGACGCGTTCGATGTGCGAGAGCGGCTGGATCCGTCCGATCGTCTGCTGGACATGCGGCGCAATGGTCTGGACGCCGAGGCTGACGCGGGTCACGCGGGCCGCGGCGAGCACAAGCGCCCATTCGGACGAAAAGCCGCGCGGATCGAGTTCGATCGATATGTCGGGGCGATGCGCATCGAACAGCGTCAGGAGGAGATCGAGCAGGCGGACGAGTTCGACCGGCGTGATGGCATTCGGGCTGCCGCCACCGAAGGCGATGCGGCGGACGCGGCCGCGGCCGCCGAGCCGCTTCGCGACAAGCGCGATCTCCGACTGGAGCGCAGCGAGATAGTCGGCGAGGCGTTGCTTACGCCCCGCCGCGCCGGTGTTGCATCCGCAATACCAGCAAATCTGCTCGCAAAAGGGGATATGGACATAGAGCGATAGGGGCGTGCCGGCTTCAACCCTGTCGAGAGCCTCGCCATAGGCTTCGGCCCCGACATCGTCGGCGAACTCCATCGCCGTGGGATAGCTCGTGTAGCGCGGCACGGGCCGGGCGAGCAGATCGGGATGATAAGACCACATAATGCCGGTCTAGGCGCCGTGCAACGCGTCGGCATTGATCGGGATCAACGCTCGTCGCGTCAGCAACATCCCGACCTCTTTCCTGCCAGCCTGTCACGCCGCTCGGTGACGGCGTGACAGGCTTTGGCGCAGCCATTCTCGTCGCGCGGTGGGGCGGCCGGATCGGTAGGCAGGATGAGATGCCGCACCCCTCCGCCGCAGGTCGGAACGCGCAGGACACGGGCGTCGCTCGCAAGCGGCGCCAGCGCTAATCCAGCCGCGGCGGCTATGGCGATGATTCGGCGCGCGGTCATGTCGGACGATCCTGTTCGTCCTCGACAAAGATGCGAAGCGCTGCGCCATCGAGATCCTCGAACTGGCCTTGGCGAAGCGACCAAAAGAAGGCGGCAAGCCCAAGCAAGCCAAGCCCGAGCGCGACCGGAATGAGGAGGACAAGACCGTTCACCACATTGCGGCCTTGAGGCGAAGGGCGTTGCCGACGACAAGGAGCGAGGACCCCGACATCGCAATCGCAGCAACAAGCGGCGTAACCAGCCCAAGGAAGGCGAGCGGCACGGCGACGACATTATAGACGATCGCCAGCATGAAATTCTGCCGCACAACCGCCTGCGTCCGCCGCGCCATCCGGATTGCCTCGACGACGGGCATCAACCGGTCTCCGAGGAAGATGCAGTCGGCGGCATTTTTCCCGACATCGCTCGCCGAGCCCGGCGCCATCGACGCATGGCCTGCCGCGAGCGCAGGCCCGTCGTTCAGCCCGTCACCGATCATGAGGACCTTGTGCCCGAGCGCTGCTTGGCGCGCGATCGCCTCGAGCTTGTCTTGCGGGCTCATCGCGGTCTGCGCCATGATCCCGAGTTCGCGTGCGACGGGCGCGACGGCTTCGGCGCGATCGCCGGACAGGATCATCGCGCCTATCCCCTCGCCACGCAGCGCTTCGATCGCCTCGGCGGCGTCGGGACGCAACCGGTCGGCGAAGCGAATGGTTGCGACGGGGCGGCTGTCGACCGCGAGCTGGGTGGCCAGCGCTTCGCCGAGCTCGGTGCCAATCGGACGCCCAAGCGTTACCATGCGGTCGGACCAGCGGCCCTCGACACCGAAGCCCGGCGTCTCGCGGATCGATCGAATATCGGCCGGACGGACGTCATGGACCTGAAGACCGCGGGTCAATGCTTCGCTGAGCGGATGACGGCTCGCCTGCGCCAGCGCGAGGATCAGCGACTTGATCCCGATATCGAGCCGATCAAGGCCCTGCGCTTCGGGGCGTCCGAGCGTCAGCGTTCCGGTTTTGTCGACAAGCGCGAGATCGACTTCGGACAAGCGCTCAAGCGCCGAGCCGTCCTTGATCAGCACGCCCTTGCGCATCAGTGCGCCGGCGGCGACGATCTGCGCCGCGGGCACGGCGAGACCAAGCGCGCATGGACAGGTGATGATCAGGACGGCCGCTGCGATGAGCAGGCTGTGATGCCATCCGGCGCCCGCAATCATCCACCCCGCGAAGGCCAAGAGCGCAAGCGTATGGACGGCGGGTGCGTAGAGCCGTGCCGCGCGGTCGGCGATGCGGACATAGCGCGATTTACCCTGCGCGGCCTCGCCCATCAGCCGCGCTATATCGGCGATCGCGGTATCGGCGCCGGCGGCGGTTACACGCACGCGGAGCGGTGCATCGAGATTGAGCGTGCCGGCGTGGACGATATCGTCGAGGCGCACCGTCTGCGGGGCGCTTTCGCCGGTGAGCAGCGACAGATCGATGCTGCTCGACCCGCCGGCGACAACACCGTCCGCCGCAAGCCGTTCGCCAGCCGCAACAAGCATCTCCATGCCCGGCTCCAGCGCCGTGGCATCGACCCAGTGCGCCGAGCGCTCATGGCGAAACACCATCGCGCCGGTGCCCATGTTGCGAAGCAAAGCGGTGAAGCCGCCACGCGCGCGGTCGCGCATCACGCTGTCGAGCCACCGGCCGCAGAGCAGGAAGAAGAGCAGCATGACCGTGCCGTCGAAATAGGCATGCGCGCCGTGCGTCGCCGTCTCGTAAAGGCTCATCACGCTCACGAGGAGCACCCCGATGCTGATCGGGACATCCATGTTGGTGCGCCGATGGCGCAGCGCGCGCCAGGCCGAACGGAAGAACGGGCGGCCGGCATAAGCTACGGTCGGCAATGCGATCATCGCCGACAGCCAGTGGAACAGGTCGCGGGTAGCACCCATCGCGCCCGACCAGACCGATACCGACAAGAGCATGATGTTCATCATCGCGAAGCCCGAGACCGCGACGGCGCGCAGCAGCGCGCGGCTCGTTTCCGCCTCGGCGTCGGCCTCTTCGCCCGTCCCGATCGGATGCGCTTCGAAGCCGAGCGTCGTGAAGGCGCCGAGAAGATCGGGCATGTCGGCGTCGGGCGTGCAGGAGAGATGAACCCGCTTTTCGGTGAAGTTGACGCGCGCGGCGGCGATGCGGCGGTCGCGTACCAGCCCCTGCTCGAGCTTGGCGATGCATCCGGCGCAGCGGATGTCAGGAACGGCGAAATCGCGCTCGATCAGAGCGACGGCGCTCATTGCACATCCTTCCGGTAACGCGCTTCTTCGGCGCCGCGGCGGATGATGAGGTCGAGCCGCCAGCGCCCCCACGCCAGCGGCTCGACCGAGCGCATCACGCCGTCCGCCGCCGCCTCGAAATGGAGCGCGACGGGCGCGGTACGCCCAACCGGGTGACTGACAGTCGCCGACACGACAAGGTCGCCGAGCGGCAGATCATTTTTCCGTACCGTCAATAGAACATGCCGCGCGGGATCGAGGCTGATCGTCTCGCTCCACGCCAACCGGTCTTGCGCGTCGGCCCGTTTCAGCCATCTGTTATAGTTCTGGCTCGCGACATAACTGTTGTCGACGACCGTCCCCCCGAAGGTCGAGGATGCGAGGCGCGCCATCGTAAAATTGACGGTCATCACGACGGCGAAGAAGGCGACGAGGATCGCGGTCATGTGCCAGCCGGTGACGGCCCTGGGGGTCGGTCGCTCGGTCATTGTCCTGCCTCCGATTGGTCGAACTGGATGGTCTCGGCGTCGCCGCCGGGATCGCCATCGAGCGCGCGGGCCGCGATGGTGAAATCCTGTCGCGCCGGTCCGCCGCCGGGTGCGGCGACGAAGAGCTTGACGCGGGTAACGCTGTCGGGGGCGAGCGGCACGTCGATCCGTTCCCCGGCCGCTCCACGCGACCCCGTCTCGGACCAGAGCACGGCCCCCGGGAGGCCATCGACGGTCACCGCAACCCGGCGCGGCCGCGCCTCCATGTTGCGAAGCTTCAGCGTATAGGTGTTTCGGATTTGACCGTCGGAGAGCTGGACGTAGAGCGGGCTGCGCTCGTGCTGGACGGCGAGATCGAGACGCGTGCGCTGGCCGAGCGAGAAGAGCATCGCGGCACCGATCGCGCTCCACACGCCGAGATAGATCAGGGTGCGCGGCCGCATCAGCGTGTTGCGGACCGGTTGTGCCGCGCCTCCGGCCTTTTCTGACGCCGCATCGTCGAGCGTGCAATAGTCGATGAGCCCACGCGGCCGCCCGATCTGGCTCATCACCCCGTCGCAGGCATCGATGCACAGCGCGCAGGTGATGCAGCCGATCTGCGGTCCCTCACGAATATCGATCCCCGTCGGGCACACCGCAACGCACTGGTTGCAATCGACGCAGTCACCGAAGGCGCCGGGATGGGCCGCCGCCTTCTTGACGCTGCCGCGTGGCTCGCCGCGCCAGTCCTTGTAAGTCACCAACAGCGATTTTTCATCCATCATCGCGGTCTGGATGCGCGGCCAAGGGCACATATAGATGCATACCTGTTCGCGCATGAAGCCGCCGAGAACGAAGGTCGTCGCGGCGAGAACCGCAACCGTTCCATAGGCGATCGGCGCCGCCTGCCCGGTCCAGAAATCATGAGTCAGCGTCGGCGCGTCGGCAAAATACATGATCCACGCGCCGCCGGTCCAGAAAGCGACGGTGAGATAGACCAGATATTTGAGGCCGCGCTTCCAAAGCTTCTCGAAAGACCAAGGCCCGTTCGCTAAACGCAACTGCGCATTGCGGTCACCATCGATCAGCCGGTCGACGTGCTGGAAGAGGTCGGTCCACACCGTCTGCGGGCAGGCATAGCCGCACCAGGCGCGCCCCACCGCGCTGGTCACGAGGAAGAGACCGATCCCCGCCATGATGAGCAGGCCCGCAACATAATAGAATTCATGCGGCCAGATTTCGATCTGGAACATGTAGAAGCGTCGATGCGCGAGATCGACGAGCACTGCCTGATCGGGGGCGTAGGGACCGCGGTCCCAGCGGATCCAGGGCGTGCCGTAATAGATGGCAAGCGTGACCGCCATGATCGCCCACTTCAGCCGGCGGAAGAAGCCGTCGACCTTTTTGGGATAGACGCCCTTGCGCGCTGCATAGAGCGAGGCCGGGGCGCCGGTCAGGTCCTCAGGGCTGGCCATCGGCTCCCTGTCCTTTCGCGGCGGGCGCCGCAGGCACCTTCTCTCCACCGCCCAGTGAATAGACATAGGTCGCGAGCATCTTGATGGTGACCGGGTCGAGGCGCTCGCCCCAGCGCGGCATCACGCCATTGCGCGGCTGGTTGATGGTCGCGGTGAGGCTCTCGCGGCCGCCGCCGTAAAGCCAGATCGCATCGGTGAGCTTCGGTGCGCCGACCTGTCGCCCGCCTTCGCCGCCCGCGCCGTGGCATACCGCACAATTGTCGGCAAACAGAGTCGCGCCGCGCGCCGACGAAGCGCTGGCCTTTTCCTGACGGCTGATCGTACGGACAAAGCTGACGACATCGGAAATCTGCGCCGGGTCGAGGATGCCGTCACGCCCGAACGCGGGCATCTGGCTGGTGCGCGTGCCGGGATGGTCGGGGTTCCGGATGCCGTTGGTTATCGTGTAATGGATCGAGCCGAGATCGCCGCCCCAGAGCCAGTCGTCGTCGGTGAGGCTCGGATAAAGCTTCTTGAGCCCCGCCCCGCCCGCGCCGTGGCACTGAACGCAATGGA
The Sphingopyxis macrogoltabida genome window above contains:
- the hemN gene encoding oxygen-independent coproporphyrinogen III oxidase, with product MWSYHPDLLARPVPRYTSYPTAMEFADDVGAEAYGEALDRVEAGTPLSLYVHIPFCEQICWYCGCNTGAAGRKQRLADYLAALQSEIALVAKRLGGRGRVRRIAFGGGSPNAITPVELVRLLDLLLTLFDAHRPDISIELDPRGFSSEWALVLAAARVTRVSLGVQTIAPHVQQTIGRIQPLSHIERVVAALRLRDIDAINFDLMYGLPDQSLADLNETLDETIRLAPSRIALFGYAHLPDMIPRQRRIEAINLPNAKLRFAQAELGFERLTQAGYIPVGFDHFALPSDSLAVAAAEGRVSRNFQGFTDDDAPVLIGFGASAISRFHDLIIQNEKRAGHYRQIAAEGRLAAVRGVHLGSDQQRRADLIRDLLCRGRTLLDAGDQSTVRDALEEYERRGLIEWNDTDLIVCDSGLPYVRHVASEFDSVRGSLTRARFANV
- a CDS encoding FixH family protein; translation: MTERPTPRAVTGWHMTAILVAFFAVVMTVNFTMARLASSTFGGTVVDNSYVASQNYNRWLKRADAQDRLAWSETISLDPARHVLLTVRKNDLPLGDLVVSATVSHPVGRTAPVALHFEAAADGVMRSVEPLAWGRWRLDLIIRRGAEEARYRKDVQ
- a CDS encoding biotin/lipoyl-binding protein encodes the protein MSGNRQAVQHRDGGVVTALHVVEGQSVTKGEPLLKISASELIATERGMTGEVVALLAQRARLVAEQNGLPRVAEPAEFASFAPADRVLAAEALRGQRRLFEARRGSLQTERGVLGQRMRQHAEQINGYAHQMRSNQEQFGGSNFAAQASHQSLF
- the ccoG gene encoding cytochrome c oxidase accessory protein CcoG; this translates as MASPEDLTGAPASLYAARKGVYPKKVDGFFRRLKWAIMAVTLAIYYGTPWIRWDRGPYAPDQAVLVDLAHRRFYMFQIEIWPHEFYYVAGLLIMAGIGLFLVTSAVGRAWCGYACPQTVWTDLFQHVDRLIDGDRNAQLRLANGPWSFEKLWKRGLKYLVYLTVAFWTGGAWIMYFADAPTLTHDFWTGQAAPIAYGTVAVLAATTFVLGGFMREQVCIYMCPWPRIQTAMMDEKSLLVTYKDWRGEPRGSVKKAAAHPGAFGDCVDCNQCVAVCPTGIDIREGPQIGCITCALCIDACDGVMSQIGRPRGLIDYCTLDDAASEKAGGAAQPVRNTLMRPRTLIYLGVWSAIGAAMLFSLGQRTRLDLAVQHERSPLYVQLSDGQIRNTYTLKLRNMEARPRRVAVTVDGLPGAVLWSETGSRGAAGERIDVPLAPDSVTRVKLFVAAPGGGPARQDFTIAARALDGDPGGDAETIQFDQSEAGQ
- a CDS encoding TonB-dependent receptor produces the protein MPDTATKPCADAAASSGDFTRLDGDGVVNFDFDAASVTPARLAFLQAAFSGGPDTNLNDRVMNQSVASGLVDKNWGVSSTASLDLAGGSTLRLINSYRKWTNDQLDGDIVFLPVPLATRRSLFDSGSQNHELQFISPEREWLGGHFDMVAGLYYFEEKFALGEQLNMDTQYCNVLVPAGPGRTACAAYYASTGGVAATDQDVYQKVRSIAAYAQGNVYISDALTLTLGGRWTNDRKRGSYSQVSSPFTQTIRAPEVLTYPGLSESRFTYRVSLNYKPADDVMLFATHSTGYKSGGYNSGGGVPSLSTFDPQGNLISTRRVFDRETVKNYELGVKSSWLDRALTANLTLYRMDIAGFQDRAFDGVSFVVRNAGNLRQQGFELDLVLAPSDRFSLSGSLAYLDSKFTDFANASGVPGIGGRQDLTSKPNSFSPAWPGSVAVDWNGDIGSTGLTWAANANVAFVSDQYVGTVNDANPQSIADGYAVLGARLALNRRDDRWSLAVFARNLTNTHYRPLAVYQPLGAVLGLNNGAFPGSTANRIQANEPRTYGISGTIRF
- the ccoP gene encoding cytochrome-c oxidase, cbb3-type subunit III, encoding MVEQKRIDEATGTSTVGHEWDGIEELNTPLPRWWLWTFYLTIVWALGYVILYPAWPMIDDATKGVLGWSSRGQLEQELAADAKRRAPTADAIAATDIVDLPAKPALMQAAVQGGGAAFRVHCVQCHGAGGAGLKKLYPSLTDDDWLWGGDLGSIHYTITNGIRNPDHPGTRTSQMPAFGRDGILDPAQISDVVSFVRTISRQEKASASSARGATLFADNCAVCHGAGGEGGRQVGAPKLTDAIWLYGGGRESLTATINQPRNGVMPRWGERLDPVTIKMLATYVYSLGGGEKVPAAPAAKGQGADGQP
- a CDS encoding heavy metal translocating P-type ATPase; protein product: MSAVALIERDFAVPDIRCAGCIAKLEQGLVRDRRIAAARVNFTEKRVHLSCTPDADMPDLLGAFTTLGFEAHPIGTGEEADAEAETSRALLRAVAVSGFAMMNIMLLSVSVWSGAMGATRDLFHWLSAMIALPTVAYAGRPFFRSAWRALRHRRTNMDVPISIGVLLVSVMSLYETATHGAHAYFDGTVMLLFFLLCGRWLDSVMRDRARGGFTALLRNMGTGAMVFRHERSAHWVDATALEPGMEMLVAAGERLAADGVVAGGSSSIDLSLLTGESAPQTVRLDDIVHAGTLNLDAPLRVRVTAAGADTAIADIARLMGEAAQGKSRYVRIADRAARLYAPAVHTLALLAFAGWMIAGAGWHHSLLIAAAVLIITCPCALGLAVPAAQIVAAGALMRKGVLIKDGSALERLSEVDLALVDKTGTLTLGRPEAQGLDRLDIGIKSLILALAQASRHPLSEALTRGLQVHDVRPADIRSIRETPGFGVEGRWSDRMVTLGRPIGTELGEALATQLAVDSRPVATIRFADRLRPDAAEAIEALRGEGIGAMILSGDRAEAVAPVARELGIMAQTAMSPQDKLEAIARQAALGHKVLMIGDGLNDGPALAAGHASMAPGSASDVGKNAADCIFLGDRLMPVVEAIRMARRTQAVVRQNFMLAIVYNVVAVPLAFLGLVTPLVAAIAMSGSSLLVVGNALRLKAAMW
- the ccoS gene encoding cbb3-type cytochrome oxidase assembly protein CcoS, translating into MNGLVLLIPVALGLGLLGLAAFFWSLRQGQFEDLDGAALRIFVEDEQDRPT
- a CDS encoding tyrosine-type recombinase/integrase; protein product: MNELIQIGPISPLRQRLIDDMTMRRFSKETQRNYLRDVGRFATWLGRSPHTASAEDIRQFQIEQQQAGVPAPTMNSIVGALRFFFTHTLDRPDLARKLVRTRQVRKIPVVLTMAEVKRLLDATRSLKHQAALSVAYGAGLRVAEVSALKVTDIDSKRMLLRIERGKGGRYRNAMLPEGLLLLLRDWWRAGRQQGILVPDGWLFPGQSAAAPISTRQLYRVVVEAAEAADIDKRVGPHTLRHSFATHLLEDGVDIRVIQALLGHAKLNTTAFYTQVATKTVRSIVSPLDRLALASPSGEVPDG
- a CDS encoding IS91 family transposase, encoding MRASLEVADIFRAAGPAYRTGHAGHLSLHQLKIMSAIEHCRTAALGGHVEACTDCGHWRIAYNSCRNRHCPRCQGAAARTWLEAREADLLPVGYFHVVFTLPAEVAAIAYYNKALVYDLLFKAAADTMLTIAADPKHLGARIGITAVLHTWGSALTHHPHIHMIVPGGGISRDGTRWISARPAFLLPVRVLGALFRRLFLTRLRALHDAGKLAFFGSLTHLAERRAFLRHLSPVGKKRWVVYAKPPFAGPEAVLAYLARYTHRVAISSSRLLRFDEAGVTFRYKDYRKAGAGRQQVMTLGADEFIRRFLLHALPRGFHRIRHYGLLASAHRKDHLERARRLLDVAPPPTDEPADDAEPRPTCPCCGGTMIIIEVFERRYQSRAPPPPSLAPGTPAP